One stretch of Methylopila sp. 73B DNA includes these proteins:
- a CDS encoding chorismate mutase: MNRLAAVTLLVVGGLALAGGGGAFAQAGADTGSPAFWGKPTADGGTCCQTLGEVRANIDRIDAALIALMAERGAYVHEAARFKQNPEAVEDKARVEAIIRKVRTLATERRLNPDVAEQTYRAMIAKFTEDERRAAAEMMRDPAAQ; encoded by the coding sequence ATGAACAGGCTCGCCGCGGTCACGCTTCTCGTCGTTGGCGGCCTTGCTCTCGCGGGCGGGGGCGGCGCGTTCGCTCAGGCGGGCGCGGACACCGGCTCTCCCGCATTTTGGGGAAAGCCGACCGCCGATGGCGGGACATGCTGCCAGACTCTGGGCGAGGTGCGGGCGAACATCGATCGCATCGACGCGGCCCTCATCGCGCTCATGGCGGAGCGCGGCGCGTATGTTCATGAGGCGGCCCGGTTCAAGCAAAACCCCGAGGCGGTGGAGGACAAGGCCCGCGTCGAGGCGATCATCCGCAAGGTGCGGACGCTCGCGACCGAACGGCGGCTGAACCCTGATGTCGCGGAACAGACCTACCGCGCGATGATCGCAAAGTTCACCGAGGACGAGCGTCGCGCCGCAGCGGAGATGATGCGCGATCCCGCCGCTCAATGA
- a CDS encoding DMT family transporter, whose protein sequence is MPIPLFPILLAVGAGASIVVQQFLNANLRNALNSAAWSGFASYFVGLLCMTILAAVLRDPLPSAAEAARIPWWAWSGGLFGATFIGLAIFLVPELGGATFFALLVTGQMFASVTLDHFGWLGVAERPIDLPRLAGVALLIAGVVLIRR, encoded by the coding sequence ATGCCGATCCCCTTGTTTCCGATTCTTCTCGCCGTCGGGGCGGGAGCCAGCATCGTCGTCCAGCAATTCCTGAACGCGAACTTGCGCAACGCGCTGAACTCGGCCGCGTGGTCGGGCTTCGCGAGCTACTTCGTGGGCCTGCTGTGCATGACCATCCTCGCGGCGGTGCTGCGCGATCCGCTCCCCTCGGCGGCCGAGGCCGCGCGCATTCCGTGGTGGGCGTGGAGCGGCGGCCTGTTCGGCGCGACCTTCATCGGGCTGGCGATTTTCCTCGTGCCGGAACTAGGCGGCGCGACCTTCTTCGCGCTGTTGGTGACGGGCCAGATGTTCGCCTCCGTCACGCTCGACCATTTCGGCTGGCTTGGCGTCGCCGAACGTCCGATCGATCTGCCGCGCCTCGCGGGGGTGGCGCTGCTGATCGCGGGCGTCGTTCTGATCCGGCGCTGA
- a CDS encoding enoyl-CoA hydratase-related protein, whose translation MDERSANDATAAGGADDLAVCDAPEPYVLRIRLNRPRQRNALNNALISHLAAKLADAAADDHVRCVLLCGQDRFFSAGADLKEMLAQGFEAIDNATRRAAWDAITAFPKPVVAAVEGYAFGGGHELVMLADIVVAGESATFAQPEIKIGILPGDGATQRLTRIVGKPLAMKMILTGEPIAAATALAVGLVSELAPDGGAEAAALAIAASIATRPPLSVQYAKRAVLAAYETPLSAGLQAERDAIRQAFETEDQKEGMRAFVEGRAPVFQGR comes from the coding sequence ATGGATGAGCGGTCGGCCAACGATGCGACGGCGGCGGGGGGCGCGGACGACCTCGCCGTCTGCGATGCGCCTGAGCCGTACGTCCTGCGCATCCGCCTGAACCGGCCGCGCCAGCGAAACGCCCTGAACAACGCTCTGATTTCCCATCTCGCCGCGAAGCTGGCCGACGCTGCGGCGGACGACCACGTGCGCTGCGTTCTGTTGTGCGGCCAGGACCGGTTCTTTTCGGCCGGCGCCGACCTGAAGGAGATGCTCGCGCAGGGGTTCGAGGCCATCGACAACGCGACGCGACGCGCCGCCTGGGACGCGATCACGGCCTTTCCGAAGCCGGTGGTCGCAGCGGTGGAGGGCTACGCCTTCGGGGGCGGCCACGAACTCGTGATGCTCGCGGACATCGTGGTGGCGGGCGAGAGCGCGACCTTCGCCCAGCCGGAGATCAAGATCGGCATCCTGCCCGGCGACGGCGCGACGCAACGGCTGACGCGCATCGTCGGCAAACCGCTCGCGATGAAGATGATCCTGACCGGCGAGCCGATCGCCGCCGCGACCGCGCTCGCCGTCGGCCTCGTCTCGGAACTGGCGCCGGACGGCGGCGCCGAGGCCGCCGCGCTCGCCATCGCCGCGAGCATCGCCACCCGCCCTCCCCTCTCCGTGCAATACGCCAAGCGCGCGGTCCTCGCGGCCTACGAAACGCCGCTCAGCGCAGGCCTCCAAGCGGAGCGCGACGCGATCCGCCAAGCGTTCGAGACCGAGGATCAGAAGGAGGGCATGCGCGCCTTCGTCGAGGGACGCGCGCCGGTGTTCCAGGGGCGCTGA
- a CDS encoding glycoside hydrolase family 88 protein yields the protein MSHTDFAAALDLLARKTLADEATIGVSFPYVTGPDGAWRTLPASWSAGYSGADWSHGNWFCGFWVGLLLASYLQTRDERFVEFARTRMQLVAERAGDGNTHDIGFIFLSSAMPLHHILGDEAAATTALKAADRLRRRLIVTHDGAYVSSWGPLSDARGRRASAIDTMANLPLLFWAAQHACDGSFLLAGEAHALKTRDGFIRPDDSTYHAVEYDDVTGERVRGYTFQGYADESCWPRGQGWAIYGFVETARATGKSEHIATAERLLAYYFRRVDDGLVPFWDFDDPAIPNAPRDSSASAIVASALLTLGAIHPDQAAGERWRALGERVLAALCRDYLATDDAHRGLLRHGCYSKPHNDGVDSAVMFGDYFLVEALCLVLHPGAFRPHPDRLAG from the coding sequence ATGAGCCACACCGATTTCGCCGCAGCGCTGGATCTTCTCGCCCGAAAGACCTTGGCCGACGAGGCGACGATCGGCGTGTCGTTTCCCTATGTCACCGGTCCCGACGGAGCTTGGCGCACGCTTCCCGCCTCCTGGTCGGCGGGCTACAGCGGCGCGGACTGGAGCCACGGAAACTGGTTCTGCGGCTTCTGGGTCGGCCTCCTTCTGGCCTCCTACCTGCAAACGCGGGACGAGCGCTTCGTCGAGTTCGCCCGCACGCGCATGCAACTCGTCGCGGAGCGCGCCGGCGACGGCAACACCCACGACATCGGCTTCATCTTTCTGTCGAGCGCGATGCCGCTCCATCACATCCTCGGCGACGAGGCGGCGGCGACCACCGCGCTGAAGGCCGCGGACCGGCTGCGGCGTCGGCTCATCGTCACGCACGACGGCGCCTACGTGTCCTCCTGGGGGCCTCTCTCCGACGCGCGCGGCCGCCGCGCCTCCGCCATCGACACCATGGCGAACCTGCCGTTGCTGTTCTGGGCGGCGCAGCACGCCTGCGACGGCAGCTTCCTGCTCGCCGGCGAGGCGCACGCCCTGAAGACGCGGGATGGGTTCATTCGCCCGGACGATTCCACCTACCACGCCGTCGAGTACGACGACGTTACCGGCGAGCGCGTGCGGGGCTACACCTTCCAGGGCTACGCCGACGAATCCTGCTGGCCGCGGGGGCAGGGCTGGGCGATCTACGGCTTCGTCGAGACCGCGCGCGCGACCGGCAAGTCCGAGCACATCGCCACGGCGGAGCGGCTGCTGGCCTATTATTTCCGGCGGGTGGACGACGGCCTCGTGCCGTTCTGGGACTTCGACGATCCCGCAATTCCGAACGCCCCGCGAGACTCGTCCGCCTCGGCCATCGTGGCGTCGGCGCTGCTCACCCTGGGCGCCATCCATCCCGATCAGGCGGCGGGCGAACGCTGGCGCGCGCTCGGCGAGCGAGTGCTCGCTGCGCTGTGCCGCGATTATCTCGCGACCGACGACGCCCATCGCGGGCTGTTGCGGCATGGTTGCTATTCGAAGCCGCACAACGACGGCGTCGACAGCGCGGTGATGTTCGGCGACTACTTCTTGGTCGAGGCCCTTTGCCTCGTCCTGCATCCTGGAGCCTTCCGCCCGCATCCGGATCGGCTCGCCGGCTGA
- a CDS encoding LacI family DNA-binding transcriptional regulator gives MGLKGGSGLLGPNGKVKIADVARLAGVSPATVSRALNHPQIVRSELREKVARAISDLAYTRDSAARALKSRRTHTIGAIVPTLGISIFAEGVEALQNRLSEHGYTLLIGNSQYDTRREQQEARALIERGVDGVVLVGDAQTPELHALLRQHNVPYVTTYVPSAREGVPAIGIDNRKATYDLTSYLMGLGHREFGVVANVPASNDRSRARLDGVTQALDDAGLALPAERLVRADHSLAQGRMALRHLVTTAPEITALVCTTDTLAIGALAEARAMGLKVPLELSVTGFDDIELSSQCEPSLTTISIPAAEIGRAAADHLVNAVMGLAIPPLDPLPYRLIVRGSTASPRAARAARAGARARKAAAVD, from the coding sequence ATGGGACTGAAGGGCGGATCCGGCCTGCTCGGACCGAACGGCAAAGTGAAGATCGCCGATGTGGCGCGGCTGGCGGGCGTGTCGCCGGCGACGGTGTCGCGCGCGCTGAACCATCCGCAGATCGTGCGCTCGGAGCTGCGCGAGAAGGTCGCTCGCGCAATCTCCGATCTCGCCTACACACGCGACAGCGCCGCCCGCGCGCTGAAGTCGCGGCGGACGCACACCATCGGGGCGATCGTGCCCACGCTCGGCATCAGCATCTTCGCAGAAGGCGTCGAGGCGCTGCAGAACCGCCTGAGCGAGCATGGCTACACGCTGCTGATCGGGAATTCCCAGTACGACACCCGCCGCGAGCAGCAGGAGGCGCGGGCGCTGATCGAGCGGGGCGTCGACGGCGTGGTGCTGGTGGGCGACGCGCAGACGCCGGAGCTCCATGCGCTGCTCCGGCAGCACAACGTTCCCTACGTGACGACCTACGTGCCGTCAGCGCGCGAGGGCGTGCCGGCGATCGGCATCGACAACCGCAAGGCGACCTACGACCTCACGAGTTATCTCATGGGGCTCGGCCACCGCGAGTTCGGCGTGGTGGCGAACGTGCCGGCCTCCAACGACCGCTCGCGCGCCCGCCTCGACGGCGTGACGCAAGCGCTCGATGACGCCGGCCTTGCGCTGCCGGCGGAGCGGCTGGTGCGGGCCGACCACTCGCTCGCCCAGGGGCGGATGGCGCTGCGCCACCTGGTCACGACGGCGCCCGAGATCACCGCCCTCGTCTGCACCACCGACACGCTCGCGATCGGCGCGCTCGCCGAGGCGCGCGCCATGGGGCTGAAGGTGCCGCTGGAGCTCTCGGTGACGGGCTTCGACGACATCGAGCTCTCGTCGCAGTGCGAGCCCTCGCTGACGACGATCAGCATCCCTGCCGCCGAGATCGGCCGCGCCGCGGCCGACCATCTGGTCAACGCCGTGATGGGACTCGCGATCCCCCCGCTCGACCCGCTGCCCTACCGGCTGATCGTGCGCGGTTCGACCGCGTCGCCCCGCGCCGCGAGGGCCGCGCGCGCGGGGGCCAGGGCGCGAAAGGCCGCCGCGGTCGACTGA